The Alicyclobacillus vulcanalis region TACTCCAGCAGGACGTTCGATCGCGCCACCGCACGTGCGACCGCCGCGTCGAAGGAGCTGCGCGCATCCGCCTGCCGACCCAAGTCCTCCATGCGCGCGTGAACGGCTTTCACGTGGTTCAGGCCGAGATCGGCCGTCACGTGCTCGACAAATTGCACGCGCTTCCGCGAAGCGTCACACAGCACAAACTGCGCGTTCGTCCACAAAATTGCCAGGGGAATACCCGGAATGCCGGCGCCGGTGCCGATGTCGATCACGCGGCCGCCCCGCTCCGCGATGTCCCGCCAGCTCGCCACTTGCGCGATGGCGGCGCTGTCCAGGAAGTGTTTGATCCAGATCTCGCGCGTTTCGACAATGGCGGTGAGGTTGAGGCGCTCGTTCCACTCGACGAGGAGCTCCGCATAGCGATGCAGGGCTCGCTCGGCCGCGTC contains the following coding sequences:
- the rsmG gene encoding 16S rRNA (guanine(527)-N(7))-methyltransferase RsmG, which gives rise to MRDVVEQMRAWGVPVDDAAERALHRYAELLVEWNERLNLTAIVETREIWIKHFLDSAAIAQVASWRDIAERGGRVIDIGTGAGIPGIPLAILWTNAQFVLCDASRKRVQFVEHVTADLGLNHVKAVHARMEDLGRQADARSSFDAAVARAVARSNVLLEYAAPVLAPGGWAFLYKGPSYRGEEAEDAARAAKVLGARPGSVTAYALLDGQGDRVIASFQQETPAPKRYPRKAGTPARQPL